One genomic region from Pyxicephalus adspersus chromosome 1, UCB_Pads_2.0, whole genome shotgun sequence encodes:
- the LOC140332367 gene encoding sodium/hydrogen exchanger 2-like, with amino-acid sequence MMHVTSSTGLCFLLLCLLPFTLIESSSPGIINTEVQPTSNHGVTPAETRLPVFTLDYPHVQIPFEITLWILLASLAKIGFHLYHKLPTIVPESCLLILVGLLLGGIIFAVNEKSPPAMKTDVFFLYLLPPIVLDAGYFLPTRPFFDNVGTIFWYAVVGTLWNAIGIGISLFGICQIEAFGLLNISLLQCLLFGSLISAVDPVAVLAVFENIHVNEQLYILVFGESLLNDAVTVVLYNLFKSFCKMKTIETVDIFSGIGSFFVVGVGGVLIGIIFGFVAAFTTRFTRNIRVIEPLFVFLYSYLSYLTAEMFHLSGIMAITTCAMSMNKYVEENVSQKSYTTIKYFMKMLSSVSETLIFIFMGVSTVGRNHEWNWAFVCFTLFFCLAWRAMGVFVLTQIINRFRTITLTTKDQFIIAYGGLRGAICFSLVFLLPDSPVFPRKKLFITAVIVVIFFTVFIQGITIRPLVEFLNVKKANKKQQMISDEIHSRFLDHIKAGIEDVCGHWGHNYCKEKFKQFDQKFLRRLLIRENEPKSSIVSLYKKLEIKQAIEMAENGLSRDPSLSSLGTYEKNKVKPLSPSEVNEMRDVLSRNLYQIRQRTLSYNRHNLASGTSEKQAKEILIRRRHSMRESLRKHNSLITRNRAASAHQARYLSLPGHTKLSERPRGKNTTSFRVGDSDSDGGTSSQELNFYPRAKDILREDRQKRAPFTTRLDWTDERLNNKSKELTSLDGLPLQRGVREPLLPKPRFGTLREDRGPYEEGSSPVPPPRSRHSLQGEKDKKRRGESRPDPRSPK; translated from the exons ATGATGCATGTCACATCTAGCACCGGGCTATGCTTCTTGCTGCTCTGTCTGCTGCCATTCACACTCATAGAAAGTTCATCTCCAGGAATTATCAATACAGAAGTTCAGCCTACCTCCAACCATGGGGTCACCCCTGCTGAAACACGGCTGCCAGTCTTCACCTTGGACTACCCCCATGTCCAGATCCCCTTTGAGATCACACTTTGGATCTTGCTGGCTTCCTTGGCTAAAATTG GATTCCATCTTTACCACAAGCTGCCTACTATAGTCCCAGAGAGCTGCCTCCTTATCTTGGTGGGATTACTTCTTGGTGGAATTATATTTGCAGTAAATGAAAAATCTCCTCCAGCAATGAAAACAGACGTCTTTTTCCTGTATCTACTCCCTCCAATAGTGCTTGATGCAGGGTACTTTCTTCCAACACGGCCCTTCTTTGACAATGTGGGCACAATATTCTGGTATGCAGTGGTGGGCACACTTTGGAATGCCATTGGAATTGGAATATCACTTTTTGGAATATGCCAAATAGAAGCCTTTGGGCTGTTAAACATTTCATTGCTTCAGTGCTTGCTGTTTGGTAGCTTGATCTCAGCTGTAGATCCAGTCGCTGTGTTGGCTGTTTTTGAAAATATCCACGTCAATGAACAattgtatattttagtatttgggGAATCCTTGCTGAATGATGCTGTCACTGTG GTGCTGtataatttattcaaatcattttgCAAGATGAAAACAATTGAGACGGTGGATATCTTTTCCGGAATAGGGAGTTTCTTTGTGGTGGGAGTAGGAGGAGTTTTAATTGGAATCATTTTTGGATTTGTAGCTGCCTTCACCACCCGCTTCACACGCAACATCCGTGTGATTGAGCCtctctttgtttttctgtacagCTACTTGTCATACTTAACTGCAGAAATGTTCCACCTTTCAGGTATTATGGC cATAACAACTTGCGCAATGTCTATGAACAAGTATGTGGAAGAGAATGTGTCCCAGAAATCCTACACTACCATCAAATACTTCATGAAGATGCTTAGTAGTGTCAGTGAAACATTAATCTTTATCTTCATGGGTGTATCCACAGTTGGAAGAAACCACGAATGGAACTGGGCCTTTGTGTGTTTCACATTGTTCTTCTGTTTGGCATGGCGTGCAATGG gcGTATTTGTCCTGACTCAGATTATCAACCGATTCCGCACAATAACATTGACTACCAAGGATCAATTCATTATCGCATATGGAGGACTTCGAGGTGCAATATGTTTCTCACTGGTTTTCCTCCTCCCTGATTCCCCTGTATTTCCAAGAAAGAAACTATTTATTACTGCTGTAATTGTGGTGATCTTTTTCACAGTGTTTATTCAG GGCATTACCATTCGTCCACTGGTGgaatttttaaatgtgaagaaGGCTAATAAAAAGCAGCAGATGATCAGTGATGAAATCCATAGCCGg TTTTTGGATCACATAAAGGCAGGTATAGAGGACGTATGCGGTCACTGGGGACACAACTACTGCAAAGAAAA GTTTAAGCAATTTGATCAAAAATTTCTGCGCAGACTGCTAATAAGAGAAAATGAGCCAAAATCAAGTATTGTGTCACTATATAAAAAGCTGGAAATCAAGCAAGCCATTGAGATGGCAGAAAATGGATTGAGTAGGGATCCATCTTTATCATCCTTGGG aacatatgaaaaaaataaagtgaaacctCTTTCTCCATCTGAAGTTAATGAAATGCGAGATGTCTTATCAAGAAACCTCTATCAGATACGTCAACGG ACACTCTCCTACAACAGGCATAATCTTGCAAGCGGGACCAGTGAAAAACAAGCCAAGGAAATCCTGATCCGCCGGAGGCACAGCATGAGAGAGAGCTTGAGGAAGCATAATAGTCTTATAACAAGGAACAGAGCG gCTTCTGCTCACCAGGCCCGGTATTTGTCACTTCCTGGACACACAAAACTTTCTGAAAGACCAAGAGGAAAAAATACCACTTCTTTTAGAG TAGGTGACAGTGATTCTGATGGAGGTACCTCCAGTCAAGAGTTGAATTTCTACCCCAGAGCAAAAGACATCTTGCGGGAAGATAGGCAAAAACGTGCTCCATTTACCACTAGGCTAGATTGGACGGATGAGAGGCTTAATAATAAGTCTAAGGAACTCACTTCACTAGATGGCTTACCCCTGCAAAGAGGGGTTCGGGAGCCACTCTTACCCAAACCAAGGTTTGGAACCTTGAGGGAGGATAGAGGGCCATATGAGGAAGGTAGCAGTCCAGTTCCACCACCAAGAAGTAGACATTCCCTACAAGGTGAGAAGGACAAGAAAAGACGTGGAGAATCAAGACCGGATCCGCGATCACCAAAATAG